tttaagataaaagatgtttggttttttttatttatcatttaaacGAAAGAGAAAAgtggatattttttatatgaaaaacttAATTTCATCTCCCACTTTGTCTTGAAATCTAACCGTGTCAGATCTCTTTGGgcatgattttctttttcaaacaataaattattttttatgaaggTAATGTAATAAAGTTAACTTTTTATGAAGgcaaaaagaattttgaaaggagtttactaatataaattaattacatttttagaAGATTAATTAGGGAGTGATATTACATAGACGCACGTACGCATGGGGTGGAGTGTGTGTGGCGGAAGCAGTAAAAGGCGTAGGTGGAAATAAGAAAAGAGGGAAATTAGATAACGACGACGTATTATATTGGTTGGAAGGCAAAGGAAGGGCAGCACCACCACAGTTTCACATTCACTCACCCAATTTTATTTCTTCCCTAACCCCTTTCCCTTCCCCTTCTCTTCTCCATGGAGGAGAAACGCCGCGAAGCTGCTCCCTCCGCCGCAGATTCCCCGGCATCGGAGCCCGCATCGTCTCGCCGCCGCGCCGGGGCCAACAAGCGCAAGTCAGCCGCTCTCAACGCCTCTGGTTCCTCCTCCGCCCCCTCCAAACGCGCCGCTCGCGACAAGGCCTCGCCGCTCCACCCTCCTCCCCTCCACAATGGCCCCCTCACCCGGGCCCGCCAGACCCCCAACTCCCTCGCCGCCGCCGCTTCCTCGAACGCCGCTGCTTCCGCTCCCGCTGCCGTCAAACACTCCGAACGCACCCATCCCTCTGCTGCAGACTCCGCCGCGCTCGCCGAGCAGCTGAGGAAGGAGAGCGAGTGGGAGACTCTGGAGGCGGCGATTGAAGCGGAATTCGAAGCCATCAGATCTCGCGGTGCCAATGCGCACGTAGTTCCCACTCATTGCGGTGAGACTTTGGGCACTTTCTCGAACCCTAATTTGGTTATGTTTATCTTTTGGGCTTCAATTGTAGCAAATAGTATCAAACACTCCATGTGTTCGATTTTATGTCATTGTTGTTCACCTGATGTTCGCGACGAACGAGTGATTTCGCCAAACTGGTGCATGATAGATTCTCTTAAGTTATGTTTTTACCATTTGCGGTTTGCTTTTCTTCCTAATTCGCAATTTAAATTACGTTACCCTAAGTAGGTGTAATTGTTTGAGAACTGAACTGCTTTTCTAAATTACCCCAGAGCAGATTTGATGTGGGAAATTGTATGTAATAGTTCTATATTCTGAAATTTTACCGGACCAAGCTGACCTTATGACCTAGCAAAATAAGTGATGACCAGAGGCGCGCCCGAGGCTCTGACTAGTGGGGGCAAACAGTATAACTGTATACTCTTATTTTAACATGATTCTGTTACTTGATAATGGAATCACTATATAAATTTGTTGGGagcaaaaaattaatttttcatgtatttaattgtaattttacaaaattaagggGGTGTCCATCCTCAAATGTTCAAGGTCCGCCACTGCTGATGATGACATGACAGTGTGACTTTTAACAAAATGGCAGATGACTGTGGACTTTTGTAGTAAGTAGCAAGGAAAGGTCAGGAATAACTGTGTGGAAGCTGATTGAGTGTTTCTGTTTTCTTTGTTGGAATTTTCTTAACCCTAAACAAGAAGAAAACTGCACTTCAAGACACATCATCCTTGCTGCTGGGTCCAAAAGTGTGTTGCATAATTTAAAGAACGGTGCAGTATGAGCATTAATTCCTATCATGTAGTTGTCCAACAAGAGGCTGGAGATACTTTTATGCAAATGTTTGGTCACCCAAGTGTTCAAATCGTTGATTTACTATTTCAATATGTAATTGCAATGAGCGTTTTTAGGTTTTGACCCAAAGCTAAAAGAGGTTATTCTTAAATTAGTCATTTactttgaaatttaatttcagGTTGGTTTTCATGGTTGTATATTCATGAAATTGAGAAGCAAATGTTACCTTCTTTCTTTAATGGCAAAACTGAAAATCGGACGCCTGGTGTATACATGGAGATACGAAATTGGATAATGAAGAAGTTTCATTCAAATCCGAATGTGCAAATTGAATTGAAAGATATGTCACAGCTTAATGTTGGAGATATGGCTGCTAGGCAAGAGGTAATGGAGTTTCTGGAGTACTGGGGTTTAATTAACTTCCACCCATTCCCTTCAATGGATTCTGCCGTGGCCACTGCCAGTGATGACGGAGAAGCAGAAAAAAGTTCTTTGGTTGAAAAATTGTATCACTTTGAAACTCTGCAATTATGTCGACATGTTCAAAGGTCTAGCCAAATGACTCCAGCTACAGCCTCTGGCTTGTTTCCAGAGTCTACCATTGCTGAAGAGTTGGCTAAACAAGAGGGGCCAGCTGTTGAGATGCTTGAGTACCATTGCAATTCATGTTCTGCTGATTGTTCTCGCAAACGTTACCATTGCCAGAAGCAGGTTGGTATCCATGACTGAAATTGAAATGCACCTTATAGTGATATGCTGAAGATATGgtttaactttaaatatattatttatcattccTTTTATACCACTCAAATGCAATCTTGTCCTAAACTTGGTGTTCTTATAAAAGTTGTAGCTTAAGTTCCATTGGTTGGTATATTTGTACTATATCTCACacttttaatgaattaatatattatcacatttttatGATATCTACCATAAATGTTTTCTGTTGTTACCTTTGTAGCTTGATGGTGTGGAATCAATTAACATTGTTATCCGAGTTGGGTTAtagatttttttacttttgttaaaTGCCACCATAAAAGGAACATTTCTGGAGTAGTGTAACAGCTACAGTCAGTTTTGAAACCTTTTCAATTGCCATTGAACTTACAAAAGAATCAATCATCAAGAGAGGCGAAGTGTTTACTGACTCAAAGGGTCattgtttatattgatattttgtgGGTGTAGTGGTTTCTGTAATTCAGTTATTAGCGGGCTGGTTGTCTATTTCACTCTTTGTTGAATTATCACTGATACATTGTTGGAATATGGTTATTCAtgagttttttaatttgttcCTCCATTTCATCTTTTATCTATTCTGTGATGTGTCTGACAGGCAGATTTTGATCTGTGTTCCGACTGCTTTAGTAATAGAAGATTTGGCTCTGGCATGTCTTCATTGGATTTTATTCTCATGGAACCAGCTGAAGTTGCAGGGGTTAATGGTGGAAAGTGGACTGATCAAGAGACCCTTCTGCTACTTGAAGCCTTAGAactttataaagaaaattggaATGAAATTGCTGAACATGTtggaacaaaaacaaaagctCAGTGCATATCGTACTTTGTTCAAATGCCAATTGAGGATACCTTTGCTGAATTTGATGATAATATTGATGCTGGTTGCAAAGAACCAACAGATCCAGTTGCAGCAAACAATGACTCATCTGTGGACAAGGATGCTTCAGAGTGTATTGAGAATGATACTAGCGATGGCATCAAagaccaggataaaaattccaAGGCTGAGGATGTTGAAGTAAAGGTGAATCAAGAGGAGAATCTAAAGTTACAAGAAGGTAGTGATGAGAAAGCCAGTGAGGGAACTTCTAAATCTGAAGATGCTGTTAAGGGGAAGTCTGATCAGGAAGCAGGCAATGAATGTGCTATAAATGCTCTCAAGGAAGCATTTGCTGCTGTTGGTTATTCTCCTGGACCTGATGGACCTTCTTCATTTGCTGAAGTGGGTAATCCTGTCATGGCACTGGTAAGTTGAATGCTTCGATGCATGAACAGTAACATTAATTCTGTGTATTTTAGGGGTATGGCTATAAGTATCTggtttgaattatttaattcaaatctCCTTTCTTTGGGACAATAATTTTGAATCACTTATTTTGCTGTGAGTTTGTAACTGCTGGTTGTGCACTGTGCCATGTCTTGTTGCTTGCAGACCACAAAAGCCTTGCCAAACTGCTAGCGTTTGTGACACCATTAAATAATACTTACTATTATATCACATAGAACCTTTCTCGTTCCTTGTGTCATTTCATGTTATTTCCCAAGTAGTCTTCTCTTGCTAAGTATTATTATGTGGCTTTCTTCTACAGGCAACGTTCCTTGCACACTTGGTGGGTACTGATGTGGCTGTTGCTTCAGCTCATAGCTCCATAAAATCCATGTCAAGAAATTCTCCTGGCACTGACCTTGCTGCAAGGTGCTGCTTTCTTCTAGAAGATCCGCCAGATAATAAGAATGAACCAACTAGTTCTGAGAAGTATGTGGTAGTTTTCATTTTGGTAGTTTGATATGAATTCCACTTCTTGTTGATTGAAATTTACAATGTTATTAGTGTATTTTGATCACAGGGATTCTAAAAGTGAGGGAGATCAGGACGAAGTAAATGTAAAGAAGGACAAACCAATGTTGGATGATAAAGATTTACCAAATGATCACAGTAATATGAAAGTTGGAAGTGACACTTTAGAAGACAAGGGACAGCCGGCTTCCACAGATGGTGCAGCCTCAGAAAAGCCAATTTCTCCAAAGGAGCAACCAATGGTTAATCATGAAAGTGGGCTTGACAATTGTAATGTTCCTATCAGTGCAAAGCTATCCAATGATCAAGCACCAGACACTCTGCATGATTCAGGTGGTTCAACATCCAAGGTTGAAACTAAATCTAATTCTGACCAGGTTCAGGAGGGATCCTTAATTGAAGAACCTTGTCCTGCAAAGGGCATATGTGTGTCTGATTCTCTTCCATTGGAGAAGAAAGAACATCAGCCACTAAAATCCAATTTACCAGGAGAGTGTCCAAAGCTAGTAGAGACATCAAAATGTGAGATAGTCTCTGATTCTATTCCCCCAACTAAGAACAAGTCTCAAAATCCACAATCTACAAATCCAGTATGTGAATCTGTAGAAACAACAGACTCAGCCATGGATGTTGAAGGAGTTTCTAATTCCTTGCCGTCAGAAAAGGTCGACTCTCAGGCACTATTTACAACAAAGTCATCCCAATGTAATGGGATAGAAAAGGATGTAGATATGATGTCACCATCAAATCCAGTTAGACCAAATTCTGCTACTGAAAATGGTGCAAATACAGgtctctttcttttccttcctctcATCCACGCATGCAGGGAAAAAATAAGTGCCATATTTATTCagaaaatgtaattttaggtcTATCTCTATAATTTAGCAGATTTTGATTTTAATCCgcaaaaaatgaataaaatcgACATACAGGGACAGGTAAAGATCAGACAGATAATGGAGCAAAAGTGGAAGATAAAGATACAAGGATTAAACAGGACAGCAATTTTGAGAAGATGAAACGAGCTGCAGTTTCTACACTTGCTGCAGCAGCAGTAAAAGCAAAAGTTCTAGCAAATCAGGAAGAAGACCAAATCCGACAGCTTACTTCCTTGTTAATAGAAAAACAGGTAATCTCATGGCTTGATAAAGATATCGTTGCCTTGTATTAATGTTTTGTGTCTGACTTTCTTTGTAAATTCTGTCTACTTACAGTTGCTCAAGTTGGAAACTAAGGTGGCTTTTTTCAATGATGTGGAGAATGTGGTGATGAGGGCAAGGGAGCATGTGGAGCGATCAAGGCACAAGCTTTATCACGAGCGTGCGTTGATTATTGCATCGCGGCTTGGTATACCAGCTTCGTCCTCTAGAGGTATAGCACCAACTGTATCAACTAATAGATTTCCTACAAATATTGCGAACTCACTCCAAAGACCACAAATGATGATGAGTCCACAAAGGCCACTTCTTTCTAGACCTGCAGCCACTGTTGCTACAACTCTCCAAAACCCATTAGCATCTTCGACTGCAGCAGGAAATTCAGTTCGGCCATCTAACCAGGAAAAACTTTCTTCTGTTGGGACAAAATAAAGGTTCAGTACATCTGCTAAAAAGTTATTGTCTTCATACGTACTGATCTCTCGCCATCATTTTGACAATGTGAGTATGCATTCTCATTTTGTTGTGGGTTTTCTTTTAGTTGAGGTCAGCAGCTTAGTTGAGTGTTATATAGTAGATCATAACTGGTAATTTTAGTTAACAaagtaaatagaaaaaaaattacgcAAAAAAGACAACTATTATTAGGAAACGAAGTGAAAGAAATATATGGAGTTCAACTTGGGAATATTTGAGGAGAAAGCATGACAGTCCGTTTCCAATTTGGAGACATGAATCTGTATTTTGaccttattttttattgtatttttctctttcctataTTGGGAATTGTCATATGttcgtttttcttttcctttttggcCTCAACTCCCTGTTTCTACACATATAGCATTCCAGTCAATAGAGTTTATCGAGTAtgatttaaatacttatttttctcATTCATGGAAATTATACTTCTTTCACTATTATTTTTCCTCTTACACAATGAACTTTAACcctaattcatttttataaaacctacttataaaattagatttacccacttttatattaaatttagtcATATTTCTAATCGACAAGAAGTTTTCAACATTTCTCATTGCATTAGGAACGTTTTTATCATAATTGCACATGCTTTAGAGATGACTCGACTCCTTTGTTCAAAGCAATACCTTTTTTGGTTGTTTTTAGTGAGAAGCTAATCTTCCTTAATGGATACCGCGCTCAtctttataagtttttaattattcatttaccTTAGTTCCAGTATAGTTGCTTGCTTGGTTCAATTATTAATAGTTCTGTTATAGACGCTTGTTGCATGCATTGTAATTAATTAACGGATACCACTTGATCCAGTCAATTGTTTCAAAGGTCAAGTGCTGGTTAGGACTAACTCCAAATTGACGACGATTGGAAATTCAGTGAGCAGAGTAGCACATTGGAAGTTCATCCTTACCCGATATAAGGAGCCGCCGGAGTTGAGAGGATTTACTGATATTTTGAAGTTGTAGagccatttttttaaaatttatttttgaagtatTTAACTTAAAACAAGTGGATAGTTGTGCAAAATTTGCGCGTTCAATCCTATAACTTTAATGCTATTCACTGCATTATTTTTTTGAGAGCATATTGAAATTTGGATGACTTCATAAAGAATATAGCAATCTCGCAATGAACAAGAATTTGCTACGTTGTATGGCTATGACTCATTTTACCTCGTTTCTTTTTCTTCAGTCACGATTGCTTTCATTGTCTTGCAAACTCACTTTTCGGCGGATTTTAAGAGGACTAGTTTGTTGGTTTCTTTCTTTCGAATTAAAGTCCTTCTACCATTATTGatctataaaagaaatataattccaatttttttatttacaagcATTTAGTGGATATTATTCAAGAATTTAAGTATATTGGTTTTGTTAATAAAACTTCCATCAATTTCGTAACGTTAAAAGttctatttctttcatttcattcaCAACCGATATTAAAAGGAGTGAATAATTTTAGTAAAGTCAAAATATACATGAATTCAGAAAAAACAATGGCTGGAACTTACTTCAGAGGTAGTTATTCTTGTTTTCTTGCTTGTTTAGATATAAACGATTATGCTTTGACCAAAAGTCATGCAT
The Vigna angularis cultivar LongXiaoDou No.4 chromosome 5, ASM1680809v1, whole genome shotgun sequence genome window above contains:
- the LOC108340397 gene encoding SWI/SNF complex subunit SWI3D, which translates into the protein MEEKRREAAPSAADSPASEPASSRRRAGANKRKSAALNASGSSSAPSKRAARDKASPLHPPPLHNGPLTRARQTPNSLAAAASSNAAASAPAAVKHSERTHPSAADSAALAEQLRKESEWETLEAAIEAEFEAIRSRGANAHVVPTHCGWFSWLYIHEIEKQMLPSFFNGKTENRTPGVYMEIRNWIMKKFHSNPNVQIELKDMSQLNVGDMAARQEVMEFLEYWGLINFHPFPSMDSAVATASDDGEAEKSSLVEKLYHFETLQLCRHVQRSSQMTPATASGLFPESTIAEELAKQEGPAVEMLEYHCNSCSADCSRKRYHCQKQADFDLCSDCFSNRRFGSGMSSLDFILMEPAEVAGVNGGKWTDQETLLLLEALELYKENWNEIAEHVGTKTKAQCISYFVQMPIEDTFAEFDDNIDAGCKEPTDPVAANNDSSVDKDASECIENDTSDGIKDQDKNSKAEDVEVKVNQEENLKLQEGSDEKASEGTSKSEDAVKGKSDQEAGNECAINALKEAFAAVGYSPGPDGPSSFAEVGNPVMALATFLAHLVGTDVAVASAHSSIKSMSRNSPGTDLAARCCFLLEDPPDNKNEPTSSEKDSKSEGDQDEVNVKKDKPMLDDKDLPNDHSNMKVGSDTLEDKGQPASTDGAASEKPISPKEQPMVNHESGLDNCNVPISAKLSNDQAPDTLHDSGGSTSKVETKSNSDQVQEGSLIEEPCPAKGICVSDSLPLEKKEHQPLKSNLPGECPKLVETSKCEIVSDSIPPTKNKSQNPQSTNPVCESVETTDSAMDVEGVSNSLPSEKVDSQALFTTKSSQCNGIEKDVDMMSPSNPVRPNSATENGANTGTGKDQTDNGAKVEDKDTRIKQDSNFEKMKRAAVSTLAAAAVKAKVLANQEEDQIRQLTSLLIEKQLLKLETKVAFFNDVENVVMRAREHVERSRHKLYHERALIIASRLGIPASSSRGIAPTVSTNRFPTNIANSLQRPQMMMSPQRPLLSRPAATVATTLQNPLASSTAAGNSVRPSNQEKLSSVGTK